Proteins from one Nakamurella multipartita DSM 44233 genomic window:
- the pstC gene encoding phosphate ABC transporter permease subunit PstC: protein MVQTAGDDSRTDDPFEIAAQGVPGANPLIGRPEPDSADTIDAPGTILPDGRPEAGISGRTVRWGDRVFKGLAAGSGAILLIVMAAIAIFLVWKAIPAFTGNSGSLFTTQTWNPQGSPPVFGMAAVFFGTVASAFIAMLVGVPVAIGIALFISHYATRRAATTLGAIVDLLAAVPSLVFGMWGLYFLIPQTKGFQAWLSEYFGWIPLFNNTTATSVDQFGKSLLIAGIVLAIMIIPIVSAVCREVFLQVPRETVDAAWALGATKWEMIRTAVLPFGRAGIISAAMLGLGRALGETIAVALVLNSGFRINWHLTEPGGDTFASTIALKFGEAGGSPVAIAALIAAGLFLFVITLVVNTAARIVIARRKEFT, encoded by the coding sequence ATGGTTCAGACGGCCGGAGACGACTCGCGAACGGACGATCCGTTCGAGATAGCCGCGCAGGGGGTGCCCGGAGCGAACCCGCTGATCGGGCGCCCGGAACCGGACAGCGCGGACACAATCGACGCCCCCGGCACGATCCTGCCCGACGGGCGCCCGGAGGCGGGCATCTCGGGTCGGACGGTGCGCTGGGGCGACCGCGTGTTCAAGGGGCTCGCCGCCGGGTCCGGGGCGATCCTGCTGATCGTGATGGCGGCGATCGCCATCTTCCTGGTCTGGAAGGCGATCCCGGCGTTCACCGGCAACTCGGGGAGCCTGTTCACCACCCAGACCTGGAACCCGCAGGGCAGCCCGCCGGTCTTCGGCATGGCCGCGGTGTTCTTCGGCACGGTGGCCTCGGCGTTCATCGCGATGCTCGTCGGCGTCCCCGTCGCCATCGGCATCGCCCTGTTCATCTCGCACTACGCGACCCGCCGGGCCGCCACCACCCTGGGCGCGATCGTGGACCTGCTGGCGGCCGTGCCGTCGCTGGTCTTCGGCATGTGGGGGCTGTACTTCCTGATCCCGCAGACCAAGGGATTCCAGGCCTGGCTCAGCGAGTACTTCGGCTGGATCCCGCTGTTCAACAACACCACCGCGACCAGCGTCGACCAGTTCGGCAAATCCCTGCTGATCGCCGGCATCGTGCTCGCCATCATGATCATCCCGATCGTGTCGGCGGTCTGCCGGGAGGTGTTCCTGCAGGTCCCGCGGGAGACCGTGGACGCGGCCTGGGCCCTCGGCGCCACCAAGTGGGAGATGATCCGCACGGCGGTGCTGCCCTTCGGGCGCGCCGGCATCATCTCGGCGGCCATGCTCGGCCTGGGCCGGGCCCTCGGCGAGACCATTGCGGTGGCCCTGGTGCTCAACTCCGGTTTCCGGATCAACTGGCACCTCACCGAGCCCGGCGGCGACACCTTCGCCTCGACCATTGCCCTGAAGTTCGGCGAGGCCGGCGGCTCGCCGGTGGCCATTGCCGCGCTGATCGCGGCCGGCCTGTTCCTGTTCGTCATCACCCTGGTCGTCAACACCGCGGCCCGCATCGTCATCGCGCGACGCAAGGAGTTCACATGA